One part of the Anaerofustis stercorihominis DSM 17244 genome encodes these proteins:
- a CDS encoding vitamin B12-dependent ribonucleotide reductase has protein sequence MDNLSINNIFTRRFTKELEREPNKTVFDLFEYKRVDVEIFDYKTNKNIFEMKDLEFPEFYSKNACNIIASKYFRRAGVGSADGHETSMKQVADRMVGFWADALVDEGLIRTKEQYSIFYDELVYALINQMWAPNSPQWFNTGIKRNYGIAGESDHLYYYDIKSGTVKESKDRYTRTQASACFILSIKDTLLGDNSISEQYITETKLFKGGSGVGTNFSNLRAINEGLSSGGKSSGLMSFLKGFDRNAGAIKSGGTTRRAAKMVITDIDHPEIEDFITWKAREEDKVRALGKMGYDMSMDGEAYATVSGQNGNNSVRLNKEFMQKVLHLDEDPDADFELKGRVDDKVNRKVKVKELWDLICQSTWNCADPAVQFDDTFNDWHTCPAGEDGKVGAKHNRINATNPCSEYAFLDNTACNLASINIYRFFSKEEGKFKLNDYIHLISLIQLVLEASIHWGQFPTKEVARKSHLFRTTGLGLANMASLLMVLGYPYDSDEGRNLSASLCSIMTAQSYLVSSLMAKEVGPFAKYDINKEHLLKVLRNSARCSLAIDDNFEGLDYSPVRLDEDLMTEMGLEEVLNAGKILWIKAIEGANRYGVRNAQVSVIAPTGTISFAMDCGATSLEPFYSNVVYKSLAGGGMMELVNPVLEDALINLGYSDEQVDKIKDYLLEKDENGMFVHFNLNDAPYLREEDKKIFETANDISPSGHVLMVAAVTPMISGSVSKTVNMPVNATVKEISDIYKLSYITGVKAISVYRDGSKACQPLNTALTEDSDSLENLTYDALLDYARNCKKGSLHRVKPDGMRTSRTHAAKIGDIELYVTIGFYKNGKMSELFVSTDKEGTVVKGLLASLSKSISNMLQYNIPAKEISRLLRGQQFEPSGFVSRHPYIKNAASIADLLSKIIDIELGDYSRVQIKPTDMEEKLYSGSIKTSEEKAEAKNVTYDEIKDDPDTERVYGEVCPVCSSTQLFTNGTCKVCRECGSTTGCS, from the coding sequence ATGGATAATTTGAGTATTAATAATATTTTTACCAGACGATTTACAAAAGAATTGGAAAGGGAGCCGAATAAGACGGTTTTTGATTTATTTGAGTATAAAAGAGTCGACGTGGAAATATTTGATTATAAAACAAATAAAAATATATTTGAAATGAAGGATTTGGAATTTCCCGAATTCTATTCTAAAAATGCGTGTAATATAATCGCTTCCAAATATTTCAGACGTGCGGGTGTAGGTTCTGCCGACGGACATGAAACCAGCATGAAGCAGGTTGCTGACAGAATGGTCGGATTTTGGGCTGATGCACTCGTTGATGAGGGGCTTATAAGAACAAAAGAACAGTATTCCATATTCTATGATGAACTTGTTTATGCCCTTATAAATCAGATGTGGGCTCCGAACTCTCCTCAGTGGTTCAACACAGGTATCAAGAGAAACTACGGTATCGCAGGCGAAAGCGATCATTTATATTATTATGATATAAAAAGCGGAACAGTTAAAGAAAGTAAGGACAGATATACAAGGACTCAGGCTTCTGCATGCTTTATCCTTTCCATAAAAGACACTCTTTTAGGAGATAACTCTATATCCGAACAGTACATAACAGAGACTAAATTATTTAAAGGGGGATCCGGCGTCGGAACCAACTTCTCTAATTTAAGAGCTATAAATGAAGGGCTTTCAAGCGGAGGAAAATCTTCCGGACTTATGAGTTTCCTTAAAGGTTTTGACAGGAATGCGGGAGCTATCAAAAGCGGCGGAACTACGAGAAGAGCCGCAAAAATGGTAATTACCGATATAGATCATCCCGAAATCGAAGATTTCATCACTTGGAAAGCAAGGGAAGAAGACAAAGTCAGAGCCCTAGGGAAAATGGGCTATGACATGTCCATGGACGGAGAGGCTTACGCTACTGTCAGCGGACAGAACGGAAACAACTCCGTAAGGCTTAATAAAGAATTCATGCAAAAAGTCCTTCATTTGGATGAAGATCCCGATGCGGATTTTGAACTTAAGGGAAGAGTTGACGATAAGGTAAACAGAAAAGTAAAAGTAAAAGAATTATGGGATTTGATTTGTCAGTCTACATGGAACTGTGCGGATCCGGCTGTTCAGTTCGACGACACATTCAACGACTGGCATACCTGCCCTGCCGGAGAAGACGGAAAAGTCGGTGCAAAACACAATAGGATAAATGCAACCAATCCTTGCAGCGAATATGCTTTCTTGGATAACACTGCATGTAATCTTGCTTCCATAAATATTTACAGATTTTTCTCAAAGGAAGAAGGCAAATTTAAATTAAATGACTATATCCACTTGATTTCACTGATCCAATTGGTTCTTGAAGCTTCCATACATTGGGGACAGTTCCCTACAAAAGAAGTGGCAAGAAAGAGTCATTTATTCAGGACAACAGGTCTGGGGCTTGCCAATATGGCGTCCCTTCTCATGGTGCTCGGATATCCTTACGACAGTGATGAAGGAAGGAACCTGTCGGCTTCATTATGTTCCATAATGACTGCTCAGTCTTATCTCGTTTCTTCTTTGATGGCAAAAGAAGTCGGTCCTTTTGCGAAGTATGATATAAACAAAGAACATTTATTGAAAGTACTTAGAAATTCCGCAAGATGTTCTCTTGCCATAGATGATAATTTTGAAGGACTTGATTATTCTCCGGTTCGTCTTGACGAAGATTTGATGACGGAAATGGGTCTTGAAGAGGTTTTGAATGCGGGAAAAATACTTTGGATAAAAGCAATCGAAGGTGCGAACCGCTACGGTGTGAGGAATGCTCAGGTCAGCGTTATCGCTCCTACGGGAACCATATCATTTGCTATGGACTGCGGAGCTACGTCTCTTGAACCGTTCTATTCAAACGTCGTTTATAAGTCTCTTGCAGGGGGCGGAATGATGGAACTGGTAAATCCTGTATTGGAAGACGCTCTTATCAATTTGGGATATTCCGATGAACAGGTAGATAAAATCAAAGATTATTTACTTGAAAAAGATGAAAACGGGATGTTCGTTCACTTTAATTTAAACGATGCTCCGTACTTAAGAGAAGAAGATAAAAAGATATTCGAAACTGCCAACGATATTTCTCCAAGCGGACATGTTCTCATGGTTGCTGCGGTAACTCCTATGATAAGCGGTTCGGTTTCGAAGACCGTTAATATGCCTGTTAACGCTACTGTTAAGGAAATAAGCGATATTTATAAGCTTTCTTATATAACGGGAGTAAAAGCGATTTCCGTATACAGAGACGGCTCAAAAGCTTGCCAGCCTCTTAACACCGCCTTGACAGAAGACAGCGATTCACTGGAAAACTTGACTTATGACGCACTTTTGGATTATGCAAGAAACTGTAAAAAAGGAAGCCTTCACAGAGTTAAACCCGACGGAATGAGAACGAGCAGGACGCATGCGGCTAAAATAGGGGATATTGAATTATATGTGACTATAGGATTTTATAAGAACGGAAAGATGTCAGAGCTGTTCGTTTCAACGGATAAAGAGGGGACTGTTGTAAAAGGTCTTCTTGCCTCCCTTTCAAAATCCATATCAAATATGCTTCAGTATAATATTCCCGCAAAGGAAATTTCAAGATTACTCAGAGGTCAGCAGTTTGAGCCCAGCGGATTTGTGTCAAGGCATCCTTACATAAAGAACGCCGCAAGTATTGCTGATTTACTAAGTAAAATCATCGATATCGAACTCGGAGATTATTCCAGAGTTCAGATAAAGCCAACAGATATGGAAGAAAAGCTATATAGCGGTTCGATAAAAACGAGTGAAGAAAAAGCGGAAGCAAAAAATGTTACTTACGATGAAATAAAAGACGACCCTGATACGGAAAGAGTTTACGGAGAGGTATGTCCTGTTTGTTCTTCGACACAATTATTTACCAACGGTACATGCAAAGTGTGCAGAGAATGCGGTTCAACCACGGGATGCAGTTAA
- a CDS encoding shikimate kinase, with the protein MKKNILLIGMPGCGKSSIGKALSKSMDLKYIDMDDYIEKKTGKAISELFEKGEDYFRDIETECAKEISNMENMLISAGGGIILRKENMDFLKKTSTVIFINRSVKNLLKSKNLGANRPLLKDNENHIYKLYNDRIGLYKKYADIEVDNNGYFKNCVEEIMRKIR; encoded by the coding sequence ATGAAGAAAAATATTCTCTTAATCGGTATGCCTGGCTGCGGTAAAAGCAGTATCGGAAAGGCTTTATCAAAGAGTATGGATTTGAAATATATTGATATGGATGACTATATCGAAAAAAAGACGGGAAAAGCCATAAGTGAACTTTTTGAGAAAGGTGAAGACTATTTCAGGGATATCGAAACCGAGTGTGCAAAAGAAATATCGAATATGGAAAATATGCTTATTTCTGCCGGAGGGGGAATAATCCTGAGAAAAGAGAATATGGACTTTTTAAAGAAAACTTCTACTGTTATTTTTATAAACAGAAGCGTTAAAAACTTACTTAAATCTAAAAATCTCGGAGCCAACAGACCTTTACTCAAAGATAATGAAAACCATATATATAAATTATACAACGACAGGATCGGATTATATAAAAAATATGCAGATATTGAAGTGGACAATAACGGATATTTTAAAAATTGTGTAGAAGAAATAATGAGAAAAATAAGATAA
- a CDS encoding shikimate dehydrogenase family protein, with amino-acid sequence MKKFGLIGEKLPHSFSKILHSIAFEILNLDYEYELYEIDLNTAYDIKSFMIDNELDGINVTIPYKETVIKSLDSISEEAKKIGAVNTIKNIKGKLYGYNTDYYGFLYTLKSNDININNKTVVILGSGGASKAVIECVKDLNAKSIYLVSRNKTDKETKDGIVLIDYKDLEDIKGEVLINTTPVGMYPKVDFSPVGEDIINNFNNVVDVVYNPLETKLMKTANKLGKNSFSGLTMLIMQGLKSEEIWNDFKLTKQEIDLIENKIKKEI; translated from the coding sequence ATGAAAAAATTCGGTTTGATAGGAGAAAAGCTTCCTCACAGCTTTTCAAAGATACTCCATAGCATAGCTTTCGAAATCCTAAACTTAGATTATGAATATGAGCTGTATGAAATAGATTTGAATACTGCATATGATATAAAGTCATTTATGATAGATAATGAACTTGACGGGATAAACGTAACCATTCCTTATAAAGAAACCGTAATTAAAAGCTTGGACAGCATAAGCGAAGAAGCAAAGAAGATAGGTGCGGTAAATACGATTAAAAATATAAAAGGTAAGCTTTACGGATATAATACCGATTACTATGGATTTTTATATACTCTGAAAAGTAATGATATAAATATAAATAATAAAACGGTTGTAATACTTGGCAGCGGAGGCGCAAGCAAAGCTGTCATAGAGTGTGTAAAAGATTTGAATGCAAAAAGTATTTATCTCGTAAGCAGAAATAAAACAGACAAAGAGACAAAAGACGGGATAGTTTTAATTGATTATAAGGATTTAGAGGATATAAAAGGGGAAGTTCTTATAAATACGACTCCTGTAGGAATGTATCCGAAAGTAGATTTTTCTCCGGTAGGTGAAGATATTATAAATAACTTCAATAATGTAGTGGATGTAGTATATAATCCCCTTGAGACCAAACTTATGAAGACGGCAAATAAGTTAGGCAAAAATTCCTTTTCGGGGCTTACAATGCTTATAATGCAGGGGCTTAAATCCGAAGAAATTTGGAATGATTTTAAACTTACAAAACAAGAAATAGATTTGATAGAAAATAAAATAAAAAAGGAAATATAG
- a CDS encoding chorismate mutase, whose amino-acid sequence MRSLEESRKRIDEIDKELVRLFEERMNTVVDVAKYKKENNIDVLNKNREAEVVEKAINNLKDKKYAEEVADFFNHLMDISKNFQRKAIAKKMVSNLKKSIFIDITETASKAGYSMMINPLAKKVCEIYFGDKTKKIEFNSYDDIMSGLIDESLDYVLLAVDNAMDGHIAELYDLLEKYEDIYIKDKFVTDKDGIKLEDIHGLNTENYNKFIILGKYKRFVKDSNKIDLIVRIDNEPKSLGHLVKYFSNYNININKIDSREADSSVKDFSVFINFDGSLEDKNILKMLSGLEGDVHYLRLVGAYRG is encoded by the coding sequence ATGAGAAGTTTAGAAGAAAGCAGAAAAAGAATAGACGAAATAGATAAAGAGTTGGTAAGACTTTTTGAAGAGAGAATGAATACTGTCGTAGATGTTGCAAAGTATAAAAAAGAAAATAACATAGATGTTTTAAATAAAAACAGAGAAGCCGAAGTAGTTGAAAAAGCCATAAATAATCTAAAGGATAAAAAATATGCGGAGGAAGTGGCTGACTTCTTTAATCATTTGATGGATATAAGTAAAAATTTCCAAAGAAAAGCCATAGCCAAGAAAATGGTCAGTAATCTTAAGAAAAGTATATTTATTGACATAACCGAGACAGCGTCAAAAGCGGGATACAGTATGATGATAAATCCTCTTGCAAAAAAGGTTTGTGAAATATATTTCGGGGATAAAACAAAAAAAATCGAATTCAATTCTTATGATGATATAATGTCTGGGTTGATAGACGAAAGTCTTGATTATGTGCTTTTGGCTGTAGATAATGCAATGGACGGACATATAGCAGAGCTTTACGATTTACTTGAAAAATACGAAGATATTTACATAAAAGACAAATTCGTTACGGATAAAGACGGAATAAAATTGGAAGATATTCACGGACTTAACACCGAGAATTACAATAAATTCATAATCCTCGGTAAATATAAAAGGTTCGTAAAAGACAGCAATAAAATTGATTTGATAGTAAGGATAGACAACGAACCTAAATCATTGGGACATCTTGTAAAATATTTCTCCAATTACAATATCAATATAAATAAAATAGATTCCAGAGAAGCTGACAGTTCGGTTAAAGACTTCAGTGTTTTTATCAATTTTGACGGAAGCTTGGAAGATAAGAATATTTTGAAAATGCTTTCCGGTCTTGAAGGAGATGTTCATTATTTAAGACTTGTGGGAGCATACAGAGGTTAA
- the aroC gene encoding chorismate synthase, whose amino-acid sequence MSATFGDNFKVTIFGQSHSEAIGVVIDGLPAGIKLDFDKIDFELKRRQGGDKFSTPRKEADTPKIISGYFDDKTAGSPLCAIFENGNTRSKDYSELKVKMRPSHADYPAYIKHNGNNDYRGGGNFSGRLTLPLTFAGAVAKQLLEEKGIYIGSHIKKINKVEDISFDKVNIGKDELISLKEEVFPLLDKSKLSEMEEVILKARNDHDSVGGIVECAVLGFPAGVGSPFFDSIESRLSHLLFSVPAVKGVEFGEGFGFADLLGSEAKDEYYYDKDGNVKTYENHNGGVLGGISNGQPICFSAVIKPTASISKLQRTIDVGKKENTKLEVVGRHDPVIVKRAVPVIEAVSAICLYDFLLNE is encoded by the coding sequence ATGAGTGCGACATTTGGAGATAATTTTAAAGTTACAATATTCGGACAGTCTCACAGCGAGGCGATCGGTGTAGTAATAGACGGTCTGCCCGCAGGTATAAAACTTGACTTCGATAAAATAGATTTTGAACTCAAAAGAAGGCAGGGGGGAGATAAATTTTCCACTCCGAGAAAAGAAGCCGATACACCGAAAATCATAAGCGGTTATTTCGATGATAAGACGGCAGGTTCTCCTCTTTGTGCCATCTTCGAAAACGGCAATACGAGAAGCAAGGATTACAGCGAACTTAAAGTAAAAATGAGACCTTCACATGCTGATTATCCGGCATACATAAAACATAACGGAAATAATGATTACAGAGGCGGGGGAAACTTCTCGGGAAGACTTACCTTACCTCTTACTTTTGCGGGAGCGGTAGCTAAGCAGCTTTTGGAAGAAAAAGGGATTTATATCGGTTCTCATATCAAAAAGATAAACAAAGTGGAAGATATATCTTTTGATAAGGTGAATATAGGTAAGGATGAACTCATTTCTTTAAAAGAAGAAGTTTTTCCTTTGCTGGATAAGAGTAAATTATCCGAAATGGAAGAAGTCATTTTAAAGGCTAGGAATGACCATGACAGTGTCGGAGGGATAGTGGAATGTGCCGTGCTGGGATTTCCCGCAGGGGTAGGTTCTCCTTTCTTTGACAGTATAGAATCAAGATTATCTCATCTTTTGTTTTCCGTTCCGGCAGTAAAAGGCGTAGAGTTCGGAGAAGGTTTCGGATTTGCGGATTTACTGGGAAGCGAAGCAAAAGACGAGTATTACTACGATAAAGACGGAAACGTAAAAACATATGAAAATCACAACGGAGGAGTCCTCGGCGGAATTTCCAACGGACAGCCCATTTGTTTTTCGGCGGTTATAAAACCTACGGCAAGTATATCAAAACTTCAGCGTACTATTGACGTGGGGAAAAAAGAAAATACGAAGCTTGAGGTCGTTGGAAGACATGACCCGGTAATAGTCAAAAGAGCTGTTCCAGTAATAGAAGCCGTAAGTGCAATATGTTTATATGATTTTTTATTAAATGAGTAG
- the aroA gene encoding 3-phosphoshikimate 1-carboxyvinyltransferase produces the protein MDNIKITPNKLKGKVNIPPSKSMAHRAIICAALSKGKSVIDNIELSDDIIATISAVKSMGAKVTTDNRKVTIEGILNSPKESDFTVDCNESGSTLRFFVPITMLLKGEKTFIGKGNLGKRPLDVFYNIFDKQGIEYYYEKDILNLTVDGRLKADTFEVRGDISSQFITGLLFTLPLLEGDSKIVITTDLESKSYLDLTLSMLEKFGIKIINNDYKEFIIKGNQEYKAMDYTVEGDYSQAAFFLSANYLGSDIDVLGLDDTSLQGDKEIIKWIDVLNSSEEKVIDAANCPDIIPVLTVCAALTKGETRIINAGRLRIKECDRLNAISKELSKLGAKIIENEDNLVIEGVESLKGGIVDSHKDHRISMSMAIASTAAKDDIIIKDYMCVRKSYPTFFEDFVSLGGEIHECDIWR, from the coding sequence ATGGATAACATAAAAATCACACCAAATAAGCTCAAAGGAAAAGTAAATATACCTCCGTCAAAGAGTATGGCTCACAGAGCAATAATATGTGCGGCACTTTCTAAAGGAAAATCCGTAATAGATAATATAGAACTGTCCGATGATATAATCGCAACAATATCGGCAGTAAAGAGTATGGGGGCAAAGGTTACAACAGATAACAGGAAAGTGACCATAGAGGGGATTTTAAATTCTCCGAAAGAGTCTGACTTCACTGTCGACTGCAATGAATCCGGTTCCACATTAAGGTTTTTTGTTCCCATAACAATGCTTTTAAAGGGGGAGAAGACTTTTATAGGTAAAGGTAACTTGGGAAAAAGACCTCTCGACGTATTCTATAATATATTTGATAAGCAGGGAATAGAATATTATTACGAAAAAGACATTTTAAACCTTACCGTAGACGGAAGATTAAAAGCGGATACATTTGAAGTAAGAGGAGATATAAGTTCTCAGTTCATAACCGGATTACTGTTTACTCTTCCTTTACTTGAGGGAGATTCAAAAATAGTCATCACCACTGATTTGGAATCCAAAAGTTATCTTGACTTGACTTTATCGATGTTAGAAAAGTTCGGGATAAAAATCATAAATAATGATTATAAAGAATTCATCATAAAAGGAAATCAGGAATATAAAGCCATGGATTACACCGTGGAGGGAGATTACTCTCAGGCTGCATTCTTCTTATCCGCCAACTATTTGGGAAGCGATATAGATGTTTTAGGGCTTGATGATACATCTCTTCAGGGAGATAAAGAAATCATCAAGTGGATTGATGTTTTAAATAGCTCCGAAGAAAAAGTAATCGACGCAGCAAACTGCCCCGATATAATCCCCGTGCTTACCGTATGTGCAGCTCTTACAAAGGGCGAAACAAGGATAATAAATGCGGGAAGGCTAAGGATAAAGGAATGTGACAGGCTTAATGCAATATCTAAGGAACTAAGTAAACTTGGTGCAAAGATAATCGAAAACGAAGATAATCTTGTTATAGAAGGTGTAGAGTCATTAAAGGGCGGGATAGTTGATTCTCATAAGGATCATAGGATTTCCATGAGTATGGCGATCGCGTCAACGGCGGCAAAAGATGATATAATAATAAAAGATTATATGTGTGTAAGAAAATCATACCCGACTTTCTTTGAAGATTTTGTAAGCTTGGGAGGTGAAATTCATGAGTGCGACATTTGGAGATAA
- the aroB gene encoding 3-dehydroquinate synthase, translated as MSNSLHVDLGKNSYDIIIKKGILKNVCEEIKKVYKGEKIFIITDDIVSSFYLDKVSQDLKSGGYSVDYIVLPNGESTKSLSSLEVIYDALIDFKMTRKDLIITLGGGVIGDLGGFVASTFLRGVDFIQIPTTLLSQVDSSVGGKVAIDLAKGKNLVGSFHQPKLVLIDPNVLATLDDRTVNDGFMEVIKYGCIFDKEFFELLYKMHSREDILEHIEHIIYKSCDLKRKVVEEDEKDTGERMKLNFGHTLAHGIEAYYNYEKYTHGEAVAIGMYEITALSEKKGLTKKGTSDKIRDILVNFGMDYDINAVHNENILSHISSDKKNEGSILNVILLDEIGSCYIYKTNLEFFKDK; from the coding sequence ATGAGTAATTCACTTCATGTTGATCTCGGAAAAAATTCTTATGATATCATAATAAAAAAAGGTATCTTGAAGAATGTCTGTGAAGAGATAAAAAAGGTCTATAAAGGCGAAAAAATATTTATAATAACCGACGATATAGTTTCAAGTTTCTATTTGGATAAAGTTTCTCAAGATTTGAAATCAGGAGGATATTCAGTGGATTATATCGTTCTTCCAAACGGAGAAAGTACAAAGTCTCTTTCTTCGCTGGAAGTGATATACGATGCTTTGATAGATTTTAAGATGACAAGAAAAGATCTTATCATAACTCTCGGCGGAGGTGTTATAGGCGACCTCGGAGGATTTGTGGCTTCGACTTTTTTAAGAGGTGTGGATTTTATACAAATCCCTACGACCCTTTTATCGCAGGTAGACAGTTCCGTAGGAGGTAAAGTTGCAATAGACTTGGCTAAGGGCAAAAATCTTGTGGGAAGTTTTCATCAGCCCAAACTGGTTTTGATAGACCCAAACGTACTTGCAACTTTAGATGACAGGACGGTAAACGATGGATTTATGGAAGTCATAAAGTACGGCTGTATATTCGATAAAGAGTTCTTTGAACTCTTATACAAAATGCATTCAAGGGAAGATATCCTGGAGCATATAGAACATATAATATATAAAAGCTGTGATTTAAAAAGAAAAGTGGTTGAGGAAGATGAAAAGGATACGGGAGAGAGAATGAAATTAAATTTCGGTCATACTCTTGCTCACGGGATAGAAGCGTATTATAATTATGAAAAGTATACTCACGGAGAAGCGGTAGCCATAGGAATGTATGAAATAACCGCTCTGAGTGAGAAAAAAGGACTGACGAAGAAAGGTACGAGTGATAAAATCAGAGATATACTTGTAAACTTCGGTATGGACTATGATATAAACGCTGTACATAATGAAAATATTTTATCTCATATATCTTCTGATAAGAAAAATGAAGGCAGCATTTTAAATGTGATACTTTTAGATGAGATAGGAAGCTGTTATATTTATAAAACAAATTTAGAATTTTTTAAGGACAAATAG
- the aroF gene encoding 3-deoxy-7-phosphoheptulonate synthase — MIVVLQPNADKMEVAKLVALIESKNLKIQPIEGQDLTILGLVGDTSILDAKILEANDVVRRVLHVEEPYKKANRLFHPNNSEIKIGDQVIGGEKLAIIAGPCSVESREQITEVAKDVKASGANFLRGGAFKPRTSPYAFQGLGYDGLELLKEARKETGLPVVTELMSTNDLEKFIEDVDVIQIGARNMQNFDLLKELGRIKKPILLKRGLSATIEELLMSAEYIMAGGNENVILCERGIRTFENYTRNTLDLSAIPAIKKLSHLPIIIDPSHATGKWWMVESLAKAAVVAGADGLIIEVHNDPLNALCDGQQSLKPEAFDELMSDIKKLAPIVNRTV, encoded by the coding sequence ATGATAGTAGTATTACAACCGAATGCAGACAAAATGGAAGTGGCGAAATTAGTTGCCTTGATCGAAAGCAAAAACCTTAAGATCCAACCTATCGAAGGACAGGATCTTACGATACTCGGACTGGTCGGGGATACCTCGATTTTAGATGCTAAAATCCTTGAAGCCAATGATGTGGTAAGAAGAGTCCTTCACGTAGAAGAACCTTACAAAAAAGCCAACAGACTGTTTCATCCAAACAACAGTGAAATAAAAATCGGAGATCAGGTAATCGGAGGAGAGAAGCTTGCAATAATTGCCGGACCTTGTTCGGTAGAAAGCAGAGAACAAATCACGGAAGTCGCAAAAGATGTTAAGGCTTCGGGAGCAAATTTCTTAAGAGGAGGAGCTTTCAAACCAAGAACTTCGCCATACGCTTTCCAAGGACTCGGATACGACGGACTTGAACTTTTAAAGGAAGCAAGAAAAGAAACCGGGCTTCCGGTAGTAACAGAATTGATGTCAACTAACGACCTTGAAAAATTCATAGAAGATGTTGATGTGATCCAAATCGGTGCAAGAAATATGCAAAACTTTGATTTATTAAAAGAACTCGGAAGGATAAAAAAACCTATTTTGCTTAAGAGAGGTTTAAGTGCAACTATCGAAGAGCTTTTAATGTCAGCCGAATACATAATGGCAGGGGGCAACGAAAACGTGATTCTTTGTGAAAGAGGTATAAGGACTTTCGAAAATTACACAAGAAACACTCTTGACTTAAGCGCTATACCTGCAATCAAAAAATTAAGTCATTTACCTATCATAATCGACCCTTCTCATGCTACCGGAAAATGGTGGATGGTTGAGTCTCTTGCAAAAGCCGCTGTAGTTGCCGGTGCAGACGGACTTATCATAGAAGTACATAACGACCCTTTGAATGCACTATGTGACGGTCAGCAATCGCTTAAACCCGAAGCATTCGATGAATTGATGTCCGATATCAAAAAACTTGCTCCAATCGTAAACAGAACAGTTTAG
- a CDS encoding heavy-metal-associated domain-containing protein — translation MTKIILNVNGMSCSHCENRVMEALKKNEAVKKAKASAKKNIVEIKYNEEMASKEDLEKIITEEGYEVV, via the coding sequence ATGACAAAAATAATATTAAATGTAAACGGAATGTCTTGTTCTCACTGCGAAAACAGAGTAATGGAAGCTTTAAAGAAGAACGAAGCGGTAAAAAAAGCTAAAGCAAGTGCTAAAAAGAACATCGTTGAAATCAAATATAATGAAGAAATGGCAAGCAAAGAAGATTTGGAAAAAATCATAACCGAAGAAGGCTATGAGGTTGTATAA